A stretch of the Gossypium hirsutum isolate 1008001.06 chromosome D07, Gossypium_hirsutum_v2.1, whole genome shotgun sequence genome encodes the following:
- the LOC107954799 gene encoding chloroplastic group IIB intron splicing facilitator CRS2-B, chloroplastic isoform X1, with translation MFFISLWINIFCYVCFRSMLHAISVPNTCILCPRSRCFGQRNQGSTRFCLRASLPDNNGEFKVEYTPWLVVGLGNPGNKYHGTRHNVGFEMIDQISQSEGIALNTIQSKALVGIGAIGEVPILLAKPQAYMNFSGESVGPLAAYYQVPLRHILLIYDEMSLPNGVLRLQPKGGHGHHNGVKSVMGHLDGSREFPRLCIGIGNPPGAMDMKAYLLQKFSPAERNQINEALEQGVEAVRTLVLNGFNQKITRFNLGQKYKHHKV, from the exons ATGTTCTTTATTTCATTATGGATAAATATTTTCTGCTATGTTTGTTTTAGGTCAATGTTGCATGCAATCTCTGTTCCAAACACTTGCATTTTGTGTCCAAGAAGCCGGTGTTTTggtcaaaggaatcaaggatcaACAAGGTTTTGTTTGCGTGCTTCTTTGCCAGATAATAATGGTGAATTTAAAGTGGAGTATACACCATGGTTGGTTGTTGGATTGGGTAACCCTGGAAATAAGTACCATGGAACTCGACACAAT GTTGGTTTTGAAATGATTGATCAAATTTCACAATCGGAAGGGATTGCATTGAATACTATACAGTCAAAAGCTTTAGTAGGGATAg GTGCCATTGGAGAAGTACCAATTTTGTTGGCAAAACCTCAGGCATACATGAATTTCAGTGGGGAATCG GTTgggcctcttgctgcttattatCAAGTACCCCTGCGTCACATTTTATTG ATATATGACGAGATGAGCTTGCCAAATGGAGTTCTGAGGCTTCAGCCAAAAGGAGGACATGGGCATCATAATGG AGTGAAGAGTGTGATGGGGCATTTGGATGGCAGTCGTGAGTTTCCTCGGTTGTGCATAG GCATTGGAAATCCACCTGGTGCTATGGACATGAAAGCTTATCTTCTACAGAAGTTCAGTCCTGCGGAACGAAATCAG ATTAATGAAGCATTGGAACAAGGAGTTGAGGCAGTGAGGACACTGGTGCTGAATGGATTCAACCAGAAAATCACAAGATTCAATTTAGGACAGAAGTACAAGCATCACAAAGTTTGA
- the LOC107954799 gene encoding chloroplastic group IIB intron splicing facilitator CRS2-B, chloroplastic isoform X2 — MLHAISVPNTCILCPRSRCFGQRNQGSTRFCLRASLPDNNGEFKVEYTPWLVVGLGNPGNKYHGTRHNVGFEMIDQISQSEGIALNTIQSKALVGIGAIGEVPILLAKPQAYMNFSGESVGPLAAYYQVPLRHILLIYDEMSLPNGVLRLQPKGGHGHHNGVKSVMGHLDGSREFPRLCIGIGNPPGAMDMKAYLLQKFSPAERNQINEALEQGVEAVRTLVLNGFNQKITRFNLGQKYKHHKV, encoded by the exons ATGTTGCATGCAATCTCTGTTCCAAACACTTGCATTTTGTGTCCAAGAAGCCGGTGTTTTggtcaaaggaatcaaggatcaACAAGGTTTTGTTTGCGTGCTTCTTTGCCAGATAATAATGGTGAATTTAAAGTGGAGTATACACCATGGTTGGTTGTTGGATTGGGTAACCCTGGAAATAAGTACCATGGAACTCGACACAAT GTTGGTTTTGAAATGATTGATCAAATTTCACAATCGGAAGGGATTGCATTGAATACTATACAGTCAAAAGCTTTAGTAGGGATAg GTGCCATTGGAGAAGTACCAATTTTGTTGGCAAAACCTCAGGCATACATGAATTTCAGTGGGGAATCG GTTgggcctcttgctgcttattatCAAGTACCCCTGCGTCACATTTTATTG ATATATGACGAGATGAGCTTGCCAAATGGAGTTCTGAGGCTTCAGCCAAAAGGAGGACATGGGCATCATAATGG AGTGAAGAGTGTGATGGGGCATTTGGATGGCAGTCGTGAGTTTCCTCGGTTGTGCATAG GCATTGGAAATCCACCTGGTGCTATGGACATGAAAGCTTATCTTCTACAGAAGTTCAGTCCTGCGGAACGAAATCAG ATTAATGAAGCATTGGAACAAGGAGTTGAGGCAGTGAGGACACTGGTGCTGAATGGATTCAACCAGAAAATCACAAGATTCAATTTAGGACAGAAGTACAAGCATCACAAAGTTTGA